In Frondihabitans sp. PAMC 28766, a genomic segment contains:
- the nrdH gene encoding glutaredoxin-like protein NrdH, producing MAITVYTKPSCVQCTATYRALDNKGIEYEVFDVSVDEKALETVKALGYLQAPVVVTDEDSWSGFRPDKIAALSAVVA from the coding sequence ATGGCTATCACCGTCTACACCAAGCCGTCCTGCGTCCAGTGCACGGCCACCTACCGCGCCCTCGACAACAAGGGCATCGAGTACGAAGTGTTCGACGTCTCGGTCGACGAGAAGGCTCTCGAGACGGTCAAGGCGCTCGGCTACCTGCAGGCTCCCGTCGTCGTCACCGACGAAGACTCCTGGTCGGGATTCCGCCCGGACAAGATCGCGGCGCTCAGCGCCGTGGTCGCATAA
- a CDS encoding carbohydrate ABC transporter permease — MTATTTRQAALGHDGPPVHHRATSYQRSAWAFLGPGAAVVVLVLYLPVLYTVYLSFTTYSGLGSPVLAGVANYVALFQDPVFLTSLVNTLIWVAGSLLIPVGIGLVVAYLSFGLKGAAWLRVPFLIPYALSGVAVGIVFSFVLQNGGALSQALAFLHLPGAGTRWLEEAPLNTIVMILAASWQGIGVNALLFTVGLQSIPKEPSRRRASTEPRAGSCSASWCGLCCGPRRRSSSACPSSTV; from the coding sequence ATGACAGCCACGACGACGCGTCAAGCCGCGCTAGGCCACGACGGCCCTCCCGTCCATCACAGGGCGACCAGCTACCAGCGCTCCGCCTGGGCCTTCCTCGGCCCGGGCGCCGCAGTGGTGGTCCTGGTCCTGTACCTCCCCGTCCTCTACACCGTCTACCTCAGCTTCACGACCTACTCCGGGCTCGGAAGCCCCGTGCTCGCGGGCGTAGCCAACTACGTGGCCCTGTTCCAGGATCCGGTGTTCCTCACCTCGCTGGTCAACACGCTCATCTGGGTCGCCGGTTCGCTGCTGATCCCGGTCGGCATCGGGCTCGTCGTCGCCTACCTGTCGTTCGGGCTCAAGGGAGCCGCCTGGCTGAGAGTGCCGTTCCTGATCCCATACGCCCTCTCGGGTGTCGCGGTCGGCATCGTCTTCAGCTTCGTGCTCCAGAACGGAGGAGCGCTCTCGCAGGCTCTGGCGTTCCTTCATCTGCCGGGAGCCGGGACGCGTTGGCTGGAGGAGGCCCCGCTCAACACCATCGTCATGATCCTGGCCGCCTCGTGGCAGGGGATCGGAGTCAACGCGCTCTTGTTCACGGTCGGCCTGCAGTCGATCCCGAAAGAACCCTCGAGGCGGCGCGCGTCGACGGAGCCTCGGGCTGGAAGCTGTTCCGCTTCATGGTGTGGCCTCTGCTGCGGCCCTCGACGACGATCGTCGTCGGCTTGTCCATCGTCAACAGTCTGA
- a CDS encoding carbohydrate ABC transporter permease, translating into MASKSIRYAILGIMGLLWLLPIYLLLANAGKSAADYSGDALWTPGSITGLVKNVVAVFQTTDVPSGLGVTFIYAIVAPIIAVALGSGVAFAVIVLKVKHGFFWFFVIFCGTVFPLQMMLIPWFSVYAKVGLFDTVPGMIIIYSVVALPFSAFVMRNFFAGIAPSVFEAAVVDGAGTWRIFSRIFLPMSTSALVVVFILQATWVWNDFLISLILTQSPSTRPVMPLLNALQSVEGGGPGYTVILTAALVVSIPTALLFGLTQRFFQRGLSLGQY; encoded by the coding sequence ATGGCCTCCAAATCGATCCGCTACGCGATCCTCGGGATCATGGGGCTGCTCTGGCTGCTCCCGATCTACCTGCTGCTCGCGAACGCCGGGAAGTCGGCTGCCGACTACTCCGGGGACGCGTTGTGGACCCCAGGGTCGATCACCGGCCTCGTGAAGAACGTCGTGGCCGTGTTCCAGACCACCGACGTCCCGTCCGGGCTCGGGGTGACCTTCATCTATGCGATCGTGGCCCCGATCATCGCCGTGGCCCTCGGGTCCGGGGTCGCGTTCGCCGTCATCGTGCTGAAGGTGAAGCACGGCTTCTTCTGGTTCTTCGTGATCTTCTGCGGCACCGTCTTCCCCCTGCAGATGATGCTGATCCCCTGGTTCTCCGTCTATGCCAAGGTCGGGCTGTTCGACACCGTGCCGGGCATGATCATCATCTACTCGGTCGTCGCACTCCCGTTCTCGGCGTTTGTGATGCGCAACTTCTTCGCCGGCATCGCGCCGAGCGTCTTCGAAGCGGCGGTCGTCGACGGAGCAGGGACGTGGAGGATCTTCAGCCGCATCTTCCTGCCCATGTCGACGAGTGCCCTCGTCGTCGTGTTCATCCTGCAGGCGACCTGGGTCTGGAACGACTTCCTGATCTCGCTGATCCTGACGCAGAGCCCCTCGACGCGTCCGGTCATGCCGCTTCTGAACGCTCTGCAGTCGGTCGAGGGCGGCGGCCCCGGATACACCGTCATCCTGACCGCGGCGCTGGTCGTCTCCATTCCCACCGCTCTGCTCTTCGGGTTAACGCAGCGGTTCTTCCAGCGAGGGTTGTCGCTGGGTCAGTACTGA
- a CDS encoding adenosylhomocysteinase, with protein sequence MSAPDAFTTALEAVQQFARATNLVVAGRRFGIVGEGAGADELDGILTILGARPARGDERVDHLWVLNGTAAEQIVRETAARQPDTALIVVDAGSEAPALDLARFGAQVPARPGVVGLPEVGSAVFAVPRGGGAGENDGTSTRPADPAADAAARIAWARRFMPVSAGLADELAENGDGTGLYGLRIAVAMVLEPKTAVLALLLRDAGAVVDVYAHADETDDAVAEALRREGVDVFASSTATLDEQRDLALQVLDLRPDLLLDDGSHVIRLAHELRPDLPPTMIGAAEETTSGVRPLRVMADRGELRLPVIDVNGASAKTFFDNRYGTGQSCVFAVLDVLETAPKRVRKRGSAGRTAVVAGFGHVGEGVGRALTAAGLRVVVSEVDAVRALQAAFAGYAVAPLAEAVATADLVISATGVRDTISLAALRRCKSGAVVAVAGGVDQEVAVDDALAAGATREAIEPQIERLQLADGDDDRHVFLLGEGGCINIVAGEGNPVEIMDLSFAVQLEAVRTLLDGAGRLAPGLHPVHRDADRRIAEAALSALGLASDVGADARDSGTDPDREPLDTRTTRFGQLLPPAPGDTSR encoded by the coding sequence ATGAGCGCCCCGGATGCCTTCACCACGGCACTGGAGGCGGTGCAGCAGTTCGCGCGGGCGACGAACCTCGTCGTGGCCGGGCGGCGGTTCGGCATCGTGGGCGAGGGCGCAGGTGCTGATGAGCTCGACGGCATCCTGACGATTCTGGGGGCTCGGCCGGCCCGGGGCGATGAGCGCGTCGACCACCTCTGGGTGCTCAACGGCACAGCGGCCGAGCAGATCGTCCGCGAGACGGCGGCCCGCCAGCCCGACACGGCCCTGATCGTCGTCGACGCAGGATCCGAGGCTCCCGCGCTCGATCTCGCACGCTTCGGCGCGCAGGTGCCCGCCCGGCCTGGCGTGGTGGGGCTGCCCGAGGTGGGCTCCGCCGTGTTCGCCGTGCCCCGCGGCGGCGGTGCCGGAGAAAACGACGGAACGAGCACGCGTCCGGCCGATCCTGCCGCCGATGCCGCCGCCCGAATCGCGTGGGCCCGCCGCTTTATGCCGGTGTCGGCCGGGCTCGCCGACGAGCTGGCCGAGAACGGCGACGGCACGGGTCTCTACGGCCTCCGCATCGCGGTCGCGATGGTGCTCGAGCCGAAGACCGCCGTGCTCGCCCTGCTGCTGCGCGACGCCGGCGCCGTGGTCGACGTCTACGCCCACGCCGACGAGACCGACGACGCGGTGGCCGAGGCGCTCCGCCGCGAGGGCGTCGACGTCTTCGCTTCGAGCACGGCCACGCTCGACGAGCAGCGCGATCTCGCCCTGCAGGTGCTCGACCTCCGCCCCGACCTGCTGCTCGACGACGGCTCGCACGTGATCCGGCTCGCTCACGAGCTGCGCCCCGACCTGCCGCCGACGATGATCGGCGCCGCCGAAGAGACGACGAGCGGCGTGCGCCCGCTGCGCGTGATGGCCGATCGCGGCGAGCTGCGCCTGCCCGTGATCGACGTAAACGGTGCCAGCGCCAAGACCTTCTTCGACAACCGCTACGGCACGGGGCAGTCGTGCGTGTTCGCCGTCCTCGACGTGCTCGAGACTGCTCCGAAGCGGGTGCGCAAGCGTGGTAGCGCCGGCCGCACCGCCGTCGTGGCGGGGTTCGGGCACGTCGGCGAGGGCGTCGGGCGAGCACTGACCGCCGCCGGGCTGCGCGTCGTCGTCAGCGAAGTCGACGCCGTGAGGGCGCTGCAGGCCGCTTTCGCCGGCTACGCCGTGGCCCCTCTCGCCGAGGCGGTGGCCACTGCCGACCTCGTGATCTCGGCGACGGGTGTCCGTGACACGATCTCGCTCGCGGCCTTGCGACGCTGCAAGTCGGGCGCCGTCGTCGCCGTGGCCGGCGGTGTCGATCAGGAGGTCGCCGTCGACGACGCCCTGGCCGCAGGGGCAACCCGCGAGGCGATCGAGCCGCAGATCGAGCGGCTGCAGCTCGCCGACGGCGACGACGACCGCCATGTCTTCCTCCTCGGCGAGGGAGGCTGCATCAACATCGTCGCGGGCGAGGGCAACCCGGTCGAGATCATGGACCTCTCGTTCGCCGTGCAGCTCGAGGCCGTCCGCACCCTGCTCGACGGTGCGGGTCGCCTCGCGCCCGGCCTGCACCCCGTGCACCGCGACGCGGATCGCAGGATCGCCGAGGCGGCTCTGTCGGCGCTCGGCCTCGCCTCCGATGTCGGGGCCGACGCCCGCGACAGTGGCACCGATCCCGACCGTGAGCCCCTCGACACCCGCACCACGCGCTTCGGACAGCTGCTTCCTCCGGCGCCGGGCGACACGAGCCGATGA
- a CDS encoding SdpA family antimicrobial peptide system protein, translating to MVYQVNQPENALTSPWQIAARPVVQTFLPEQWAFFTKSPREEVLTSFSETASHGWQSSSLFPHSRADHAFGWNRVSRAQGVEIGLISAGLKKTDWRKCPASDGSLECVGRFASSADASREKVENASLRPTLCGPTAIAKIKPDPWAWRVQGLRGEEKSVAFLEVQC from the coding sequence GTGGTCTACCAGGTCAATCAACCCGAGAACGCGCTGACTTCTCCCTGGCAAATCGCAGCCCGACCTGTGGTTCAGACCTTTCTTCCCGAGCAGTGGGCATTCTTCACCAAGTCACCTCGGGAAGAAGTGCTGACGTCTTTCAGCGAGACGGCATCGCACGGGTGGCAAAGCAGCTCTCTGTTTCCTCATAGCCGGGCAGATCACGCCTTCGGTTGGAACCGGGTTTCAAGGGCGCAAGGTGTCGAGATCGGACTCATTTCTGCAGGCCTGAAGAAAACGGATTGGAGGAAGTGTCCAGCCTCGGATGGATCCCTTGAATGCGTCGGCCGCTTCGCATCGTCGGCCGACGCCTCTAGGGAAAAAGTTGAAAATGCCTCTCTGCGCCCGACCTTGTGTGGTCCGACCGCCATCGCCAAGATCAAGCCCGACCCGTGGGCCTGGCGAGTTCAAGGACTCCGCGGGGAAGAGAAGTCCGTTGCGTTCCTGGAGGTTCAATGCTGA
- the nrdF gene encoding class 1b ribonucleoside-diphosphate reductase subunit beta: MTLTDPVHATGKSIPLIQAVQAINWNRIQDDKDAEVWNRLVNNFWLPEKIPLSNDVQSWNTLTPEEQQLTMRVFTGLTLLDTIQGTVGAISLIPDAITPHEEAVYTNIAFMESVHAKSYSSIFSTLASTPEIDDAFRWSTENVNLQKKAQIVLDYYTGDDPLKRKVASTLLESFLFYSGFYLPMYWSSRAKLTNTADLIRLIIRDEAVHGYYIGYKFQKGLEGASDERKQEIKDYTFNLLFELYDNEVQYTQDLYDGVGLTEDVKKFLHYNANKALMNLGYEPMFPKDVTDVNPAILSALSPNADENHDFFSGSGSSYVIGKAENTQDEDWDF, encoded by the coding sequence ATGACACTTACAGATCCGGTCCACGCGACCGGCAAGAGCATCCCGCTCATCCAGGCCGTTCAGGCGATCAACTGGAACCGCATCCAGGACGACAAAGACGCGGAGGTCTGGAATCGCCTCGTCAACAACTTCTGGCTGCCCGAGAAGATCCCGCTGTCGAACGACGTGCAGTCGTGGAACACGCTGACGCCCGAAGAGCAGCAGCTGACGATGCGCGTCTTCACCGGTTTGACCCTGCTCGACACGATCCAGGGCACGGTCGGCGCCATCAGCCTCATCCCTGACGCGATCACCCCGCACGAAGAGGCCGTCTACACGAACATCGCGTTCATGGAGTCGGTGCACGCGAAGAGCTACTCGTCGATCTTCTCGACCCTCGCGTCGACCCCCGAGATCGACGACGCCTTCCGCTGGTCGACCGAGAACGTCAACCTGCAGAAGAAGGCGCAGATCGTCCTCGACTACTACACCGGCGACGACCCGCTGAAGCGCAAGGTCGCCTCGACGCTGCTCGAGTCGTTCCTGTTCTACTCGGGCTTCTACCTGCCGATGTACTGGTCGTCGCGCGCCAAGCTGACGAACACGGCCGACCTGATCCGCCTCATCATCCGCGACGAGGCCGTGCACGGCTACTACATCGGCTACAAGTTCCAGAAGGGGCTCGAAGGTGCCTCCGACGAGCGCAAGCAAGAGATCAAGGACTACACGTTCAACCTGCTGTTCGAGCTCTACGACAACGAGGTCCAGTACACGCAGGATCTGTATGACGGCGTCGGTCTGACCGAAGACGTCAAGAAGTTCCTGCACTACAACGCCAACAAGGCGCTGATGAACCTCGGCTACGAACCCATGTTCCCGAAAGACGTGACCGACGTGAACCCGGCGATCCTGTCGGCTCTCTCGCCGAACGCCGACGAGAACCACGACTTCTTCTCGGGCTCCGGCTCGTCGTACGTCATCGGCAAGGCAGAGAACACTCAGGACGAAGACTGGGACTTCTGA
- the nrdE gene encoding class 1b ribonucleoside-diphosphate reductase subunit alpha: MDYHALNAMLNLYDADGKIQFDKDREAAKQYFLQHVNQNTVFFHNLKERLDYLVENDYYEQATIDLYDFAFIEKLNDLAYSKKFRFQTFLGAFKYYTSYTLKTFDGKRYLERFEDRVVMTALGLAQGDEQLAIALVEEIIAGRFQPATPTFLNTAKAQRGELVSCFLLRIEDNMESISRGINSSLQLSKRGGGVALSLSNIREAGAPIKQIENQSSGIIPVMKLLEDSFSYANQLGARQGAGAVYLSAHHPDILRFLDTKRENADEKIRIKTLSLGVVVPDITFELAKKDEDMYLFSPYDVERVYGVPFGDISVSDKYREMVDDSRIKKTKIKAREFFQTLAEIQFESGYPYIVFEDTVNKANPIKGRINMSNLCSEILQVNTPTTFNEDLSYNEIGKDISCNLGSMNIALSMDSDNFGRTVETAIRGLSAVSDMSHITSVRSIEVGNDSSHAIGLGQMNLHGYLARELVHYGSEEAIDFTNIYFYTVLFHALRASNKIAIERKVKFGGFEDSKYATGEFFDKYTEQEWVPTTARGASLFADAGVEIPTQDDWRALKASVMEHGIYNQNLQAVPPTGSISYINHSTSSIHPIASKIEIRKEGKLGRVYYPAPFMTNDNLEYYTDAYEIGPEKIIDTYAAATQHVDQGLSLTLFFKDTATTRDINKAQIYAWRKGIKTIYYIRLRQLALEGTEVDGCVSCML, from the coding sequence ATGGACTACCACGCCCTGAACGCGATGCTCAACCTGTACGACGCCGACGGCAAGATCCAGTTCGACAAGGATCGCGAAGCCGCCAAGCAGTACTTCCTGCAGCACGTGAACCAGAACACCGTGTTCTTCCACAACCTCAAGGAGCGCCTCGACTACCTGGTCGAGAACGACTACTACGAGCAGGCGACGATCGACCTCTACGACTTCGCCTTCATCGAGAAGCTCAACGACCTCGCCTACTCGAAGAAGTTCCGGTTCCAGACCTTCCTCGGCGCCTTCAAGTACTACACCAGCTACACGCTCAAGACCTTCGACGGCAAGCGCTACCTCGAGCGCTTCGAGGACCGCGTCGTCATGACCGCACTCGGCCTCGCCCAGGGTGACGAGCAGCTCGCCATCGCCCTCGTCGAGGAGATCATCGCGGGCCGCTTCCAGCCGGCCACCCCGACCTTCCTCAACACGGCGAAGGCCCAGCGGGGCGAGCTCGTCTCGTGCTTCCTGCTGCGCATCGAAGACAACATGGAGTCGATCTCGCGCGGCATCAACTCGTCGCTGCAGCTCTCGAAGCGCGGTGGCGGCGTCGCCCTGTCACTGTCGAACATCCGCGAGGCCGGCGCCCCGATCAAGCAGATCGAGAACCAGTCGTCGGGCATCATCCCCGTCATGAAGCTGCTTGAAGACAGCTTCAGCTACGCCAACCAGCTCGGCGCACGCCAGGGCGCGGGTGCCGTCTACCTGTCGGCGCACCACCCCGACATCCTGCGATTCCTCGACACCAAGCGTGAGAACGCCGACGAGAAGATCCGCATCAAGACACTGTCGCTCGGCGTCGTCGTGCCCGACATCACGTTCGAGCTCGCCAAAAAAGACGAAGACATGTACCTCTTCTCTCCGTACGACGTCGAGCGCGTCTATGGCGTGCCCTTCGGCGACATCTCGGTCAGCGACAAGTACCGCGAGATGGTCGACGACTCCCGCATCAAGAAGACCAAGATCAAGGCGCGCGAGTTCTTCCAGACCCTCGCCGAGATCCAGTTCGAGTCGGGCTACCCCTACATCGTGTTCGAAGACACGGTCAACAAGGCCAACCCCATCAAGGGCCGGATCAACATGTCCAACCTGTGCTCCGAGATCCTGCAGGTGAACACCCCGACCACGTTCAACGAAGACCTCTCGTACAACGAGATCGGCAAAGACATCTCGTGCAACCTCGGCTCGATGAACATCGCCCTCTCGATGGACAGCGACAACTTCGGCCGCACCGTCGAGACCGCGATCCGCGGCCTCAGCGCGGTCAGCGACATGAGCCACATCACCTCGGTGCGCTCGATCGAGGTCGGCAACGACTCGTCGCACGCCATCGGCCTCGGCCAGATGAACCTGCACGGCTATCTGGCGCGCGAGCTGGTGCACTACGGCTCGGAAGAAGCCATCGACTTCACGAACATCTACTTCTACACGGTGCTGTTCCACGCCCTGCGCGCCTCGAACAAGATCGCGATCGAACGCAAGGTGAAGTTCGGCGGCTTCGAAGACTCGAAGTACGCCACGGGCGAGTTCTTCGACAAGTACACCGAGCAGGAGTGGGTGCCCACGACCGCTCGCGGCGCTTCGCTCTTCGCCGACGCCGGCGTCGAGATCCCGACCCAGGACGACTGGCGTGCGCTGAAGGCCAGCGTCATGGAGCACGGCATCTACAACCAGAACCTCCAGGCCGTGCCGCCGACTGGCTCGATCTCGTACATCAACCACTCGACGTCGTCGATCCACCCGATCGCGTCGAAGATCGAGATCCGCAAAGAGGGCAAGCTCGGCCGCGTGTACTACCCGGCGCCGTTCATGACGAACGACAACCTCGAGTACTACACCGACGCGTACGAGATCGGCCCCGAGAAGATCATCGACACCTACGCCGCTGCCACGCAGCACGTCGACCAGGGTCTGTCGCTCACGCTGTTCTTCAAGGACACGGCCACCACGCGCGACATCAACAAGGCCCAGATCTACGCATGGCGCAAGGGCATCAAGACGATCTACTACATCCGTCTCCGTCAGCTGGCGCTCGAGGGCACCGAGGTCGACGGCTGCGTCAGCTGCATGCTCTGA
- a CDS encoding cupin domain-containing protein, translating into MTHGPTPPGADEPPAPGLVARRAVDGTLLEWLAAPPRAEALGLEPHPEGGWYRRTWTSPAVVPTPGGDRPGATLIHFLLPPGEASAWHRVESDEIWLWHGPDPLVLELGGTGPSPVEPVQAEVDGEAPQDPAVFRILLGPGAGITGESAQGFIPGGTWQRTLPSSGECLVSCVVSPGFSFDDFTLAT; encoded by the coding sequence ATGACGCACGGTCCGACACCGCCTGGCGCCGACGAGCCACCGGCCCCCGGCCTGGTCGCCCGCCGCGCCGTCGACGGCACCCTGCTCGAGTGGCTCGCCGCCCCGCCACGGGCCGAGGCGCTCGGCCTCGAGCCGCACCCCGAGGGCGGCTGGTACCGCCGCACCTGGACCTCGCCCGCAGTCGTCCCAACGCCCGGCGGCGACCGCCCGGGGGCCACCCTGATCCACTTCCTCCTGCCGCCCGGCGAGGCATCTGCCTGGCACCGCGTCGAGTCCGACGAGATCTGGCTGTGGCACGGGCCCGACCCGCTGGTGCTCGAGCTCGGCGGCACGGGGCCATCGCCCGTCGAGCCGGTTCAGGCGGAGGTCGACGGTGAGGCGCCCCAGGATCCTGCCGTCTTCAGGATCCTGCTCGGGCCCGGCGCCGGCATCACCGGAGAGTCGGCCCAGGGTTTCATCCCCGGCGGCACGTGGCAGCGCACCCTCCCCTCGTCGGGCGAATGCCTCGTCTCGTGCGTGGTCTCGCCCGGCTTCAGCTTCGACGACTTCACCCTCGCCACCTAG
- a CDS encoding amidohydrolase family protein, with amino-acid sequence MSGPTPATVAPIPTVSPSTPAPRASDSCFLRRRATRADEPRLDHRALGPHRGADDCASDPRRGRGRAARAHPARRRALVGARPARLRGREAHRAQLARRDPARSRQCAHAPAVHGHGVGRAAQYAGFDDWAQAFGPVYERPHDWAAEATTGAELSIQAGVTSIADVVTDLPAASALADAGLGGIAYWEVMDWENAAWASHGRTQVIDELTRIPPAPGVGLSPHAPYSLDVEPLLELPDIVRQRGLRLHLHLGESAFEGERAGSVGGDGRGGELGSGRDRALGGGPDRAFGGEPGSSEHHDDWRFVGVPSFRALRELGFGASATSFVDRLGVLGPDCHVAHGVYMTADDRALLRARGTPVALCPRSNAVIGLDPPPVADYLREGSAIAVGTDSLSSSPSLDPMADVTALHLIARSQGYGSPDLHSRLLSAATLGGAHALGLDTGPDRTGHLAVGARADLAIFDVDARTVPDAYAELVEDGAGRAVGTVIRGVVRALDGALSPYPALA; translated from the coding sequence ATGTCGGGGCCGACGCCCGCGACAGTGGCACCGATCCCGACCGTGAGCCCCTCGACACCCGCACCACGCGCTTCGGACAGCTGCTTCCTCCGGCGCCGGGCGACACGAGCCGATGAGCCCCGACTCGATCACCGTGCACTCGGCCCGCATCGTGGTGCCGATGACTGCGCCTCCGATCCTCGACGGGGCCGTGGCCGTGCAGCACGGGCGCATCCTGCACGTCGGCGAGCGCTCGTGGGTGCTCGACCAGCTCGCCTCCGCGGGCGTGAAGCACATCGAGCGCAACTGGCGCGGCGCGATCCTGCCCGGTCTCGTCAATGCGCACACGCACCTGCAGTACACGGGCATGGCGTCGGTCGGGCCGCACAGTATGCCGGCTTCGACGACTGGGCGCAGGCGTTCGGGCCCGTCTACGAGCGGCCGCACGACTGGGCGGCCGAGGCGACGACCGGTGCCGAGCTGTCGATCCAGGCCGGGGTGACGAGCATCGCCGACGTCGTGACCGACCTGCCGGCGGCGAGCGCCCTGGCCGACGCGGGCCTCGGCGGCATCGCCTACTGGGAGGTCATGGACTGGGAGAACGCGGCGTGGGCCTCGCATGGCCGCACCCAGGTCATCGACGAGCTCACCCGCATTCCCCCGGCGCCGGGGGTCGGCCTGTCACCGCACGCGCCGTACTCGCTCGACGTCGAGCCGCTGCTCGAGCTGCCCGACATCGTGCGGCAGCGCGGGCTCCGGCTGCATTTGCACCTCGGTGAGTCCGCGTTCGAGGGCGAGCGGGCGGGCTCGGTCGGCGGTGACGGGCGCGGCGGCGAGCTCGGCAGCGGGCGCGACCGAGCGCTCGGCGGCGGGCCCGACCGAGCGTTCGGCGGCGAGCCCGGCAGCAGCGAGCACCACGACGACTGGCGCTTCGTCGGCGTGCCCAGCTTCCGCGCCCTCCGCGAGCTCGGCTTCGGGGCGAGCGCGACCTCGTTCGTCGACCGCCTCGGAGTCCTCGGCCCCGACTGCCACGTCGCCCACGGTGTCTATATGACCGCCGACGACCGCGCGCTCCTCCGGGCCCGCGGCACCCCCGTGGCGCTGTGCCCGCGCTCGAACGCCGTCATCGGCCTCGACCCGCCGCCCGTCGCCGACTACCTGCGCGAGGGCAGCGCGATCGCGGTCGGCACCGACTCGCTCTCGTCGTCGCCGTCGCTCGACCCGATGGCCGACGTCACCGCGCTGCACCTCATCGCACGCTCGCAGGGCTACGGCTCGCCCGACCTGCACTCTCGCCTGCTCTCGGCGGCGACCCTCGGCGGCGCGCACGCCCTCGGTCTCGACACCGGCCCCGACCGCACCGGCCACCTCGCCGTCGGGGCTCGAGCCGACCTGGCGATCTTCGACGTCGACGCCCGCACCGTGCCCGACGCCTACGCCGAGCTCGTCGAAGACGGCGCCGGCCGGGCCGTCGGCACCGTCATCCGCGGCGTCGTCCGCGCCCTCGACGGCGCGCTCAGCCCCTACCCCGCACTGGCCTGA
- the nrdI gene encoding class Ib ribonucleoside-diphosphate reductase assembly flavoprotein NrdI, translated as MTKVIYFSSVSGNTARFVEKLGVPAERIPLFSSDEPLHAEGPFVLVLPTYGGGEGRGAVPKQVIRFLNDEGNRSLIRGVIAAGNTNFGIGYCLAGDIVAAKCRVPLLYRVEVFGTPDDVTAVRDGLDRFWTQQSMTSR; from the coding sequence GTGACCAAGGTCATCTACTTCTCGAGCGTGTCGGGCAACACCGCACGTTTTGTCGAAAAGCTCGGGGTGCCGGCCGAACGCATTCCTCTCTTCTCGAGCGACGAACCCCTTCACGCCGAAGGTCCCTTCGTCCTCGTCCTGCCGACCTACGGCGGCGGCGAGGGCCGGGGCGCCGTGCCGAAACAGGTGATCCGGTTCCTCAACGACGAGGGCAACCGCTCTCTCATCCGCGGCGTGATCGCCGCGGGCAACACGAATTTCGGGATCGGCTACTGCTTGGCTGGCGACATCGTCGCCGCGAAGTGCCGGGTCCCCCTCCTTTACCGTGTCGAGGTCTTCGGCACGCCAGACGACGTAACAGCAGTACGAGACGGATTGGATCGATTTTGGACACAGCAGTCGATGACCTCGAGGTAA
- a CDS encoding carbohydrate ABC transporter permease yields MVWPLLRPSTTIVVGLSIVNSLKTFDIVQAMTQGGPNRVSETLGVSMYRDTFSNSDYGLGSAVAIFLSVITVAASVLYLRRQLAIGDSSDDAAGRAV; encoded by the coding sequence ATGGTGTGGCCTCTGCTGCGGCCCTCGACGACGATCGTCGTCGGCTTGTCCATCGTCAACAGTCTGAAGACGTTCGACATCGTGCAGGCGATGACGCAGGGCGGCCCGAACCGGGTCTCCGAGACCCTGGGAGTTTCGATGTACCGTGACACGTTCTCGAACAGCGACTACGGTCTGGGCTCGGCCGTCGCGATCTTCCTCAGCGTCATCACCGTCGCCGCCAGCGTGCTCTACCTCAGGCGGCAGCTGGCGATCGGCGACTCTTCGGACGACGCGGCGGGGAGGGCAGTCTGA